In Ovis aries strain OAR_USU_Benz2616 breed Rambouillet chromosome 14, ARS-UI_Ramb_v3.0, whole genome shotgun sequence, a single genomic region encodes these proteins:
- the LOC101114379 gene encoding NADH dehydrogenase [ubiquinone] 1 alpha subcomplex subunit 5: MAGLLKKTTGLVGLAVCETPHERLKILYTKILDVLGHIPKNAAYRKYTEQITNEKLSIVKAEPDVKKLEEQLQGGQIEEVILQAENELSLARKMIQWKPWEPLVEEPPASQWKWPI, translated from the coding sequence ATGGCGGGCTTGCTGAAGAAGACCACTGGCCTGGTGGGATTGGCTGTTTGTGAAACTCCACATGAGAGGCTAAAAATATTGTATACAAAAATTCTTGATGTTCTTGGACACATCCCTAAAAATGCAGCGTATAGAAAGTATACAGAGCAGATTACAAATGAGAAGCTGAGTATTGTTAAAGCGGAACCAGATGTTAAAAAACTAGAAGAGCAACTGCAGGGTGGCCAAATAGAAGAGGTGATTCTTCAGGCTGAAAACGAACTAAGTCTGGCAAGAAAAATGATCCAGTGGAAACCATGGGAGCCTTTAGTGGAAGAGCCTCCAGCCAGCCAATGGAAATGGCCAATATAA
- the LRFN1 gene encoding leucine-rich repeat and fibronectin type III domain-containing protein 1 — protein sequence MAPGPFSVLLSLPPTALPFLLLLWAGASRGQTCPGRCICQNVAPTLTMLCAKTGLLFVPPAIDRRVVELRLTDNFIAAIRRRDFANMTSLVHLTLSRNTIGQVAAGAFADLRALRALHLDSNRLAEVRGDQLRGLGNLRHLILGNNQIRRVESAAFDAFLSTVEDLDLSYNNLEALPWEAVGQMVNLNTLTLDHNLIDHIAEGTFVQLHKLVRLDMTSNRLHKLPPDGLFLRSQGPGPKPPTPLTVSFGGNPLHCNCELLWLRRLTREDDLETCATPEHLTDRYFWSIPEEEFLCEPPLITRQAGGRALVVEGQAVSLRCRAVGDPEPVVHWVAPDGRLLGNSSRTRVRGDGTLDVTITTLRDSGTFTCIASNAAGEATAPVEVCVVPLPLMAPPPAAPPPLTEPGSSDIATPGRPGANESAAERRLVAAELTSSSVLIRWPAQRPVPGIRMYQVQYNSSADDSLVYRMIPSTSQTFLVNDLAAGRAYDLCVLAVYDDGATALPATRVVGCVQFTTAGDPAPCRPLRAHFLGGTMIIAIGGVIVASVLVFIVLLMIRYKVYGDADGRRVKGTSRSPPRVSHVCSQTNGAGATQAPPPPAPDRYEALREVATPAAAAAAAAAAVEAKAAAADMASAETEAVLGRSLGGSATSLCLLPSEETSGEESRAAVGPRRSRSGALGPSASPPPTLALVPGGAPARPRPQQRYSFDGDYGALFQSHSYPRRARRTKRHRSTPHLDGAGGGAAGEDGDLGLGSARARLAFTSTEWMLESTV from the exons ATGGCTCCGGGCCCCTTCTCAGTGCTCCTCTCGCTGCCGCCTACTGCCCTGCCCTTTCTGCTGCTCCTCTGGGCAGGGGCATCACGGGGCCAGACCTGCCCTGGCCGCTGCATCTGCCAGAACGTGGCGCCCACGCTGACCATGCTGTGCGCCAAGACTGGCTTGCTCTTCGTGCCGCCCGCTATCGACCGGCGCGTGGTGGAGCTGCGGCTCACCGACAACTTTATCGCGGCCATCCGCCGCCGAGACTTCGCCAACATGACCAGCCTGGTGCACCTCACCCTCTCCCGGAACACCATTGGCCAGGTGGCGGCCGGCGCCTTTGCGGACCTGCGCGCCCTCCGCGCCCTGCACCTCGACAGCAACCGGCTGGCAGAGGTCCGAGGGGACCAGCTCCGGGGTTTGGGCAACCTCCGGCACCTGATCCTGGGCAACAACCAGATCCGCCGGGTGGAGTCGGCTGCTTTCGACGCCTTCCTGTCCACCGTGGAGGACCTGGATCTGTCCTACAACAACCTGGAGGCTCTGCCCTGGGAGGCTGTGGGCCAGATGGTGAACCTAAACACCCTCACCCTGGACCACAACCTCATCGATCACATCGCCGAAGGGACCTTTGTGCAGCTTCACAAACTGGTTCGCCTGGATATGACCTCCAACCGCCTGCATAAACTGCCCCCTGATGGGCTCTTCCTGAGGTCCCAAGGTCCGGGACCCAAGCCGCCCACACCGCTCACGGTCAGCTTCGGCGGCAACCCCCTGCACTGCAACTGTGAGCTGCTGTGGTTGCGGCGGCTGACCAGGGAGGACGACCTGGAGACGTGCGCCACGCCGGAGCATCTCACCGACCGCTACTTCTGGTCCATCCCCGAGGAGGAGTTTCTGTGTGAGCCTCCGCTGATCACGCGGCAGGCAGGCGGCCGGGCCCTGGTGGTGGAGGGCCAGGCCGTCAGCCTGCGGTGCCGCGCCGTGGGGGACCCTGAGCCTGTGGTGCACTGGGTGGCACCCGACGGGCGCCTGCTGGGGAACTCGAGCCGGACCCGGGTCCGGGGGGATGGGACCCTGGATGTAACCATCACCACCTTGCGGGACAGTGGCACCTTCACTTGCATCGCCTCTAACGCCGCCGGGGAAGCCACCGCACCCGTGGAGGTGTGCGTGGTGCCTCTGCCTCTGATGGCGCCCCCGCCTGCTGCCCCGCCACCTCTCACGGAGCCTGGCTCCTCGGACATCGCCACGCCTGGCCGACCTGGAGCCAATGAGTCGGCGGCTGAGCGCCGGCTTGTGGCGGCGGAGCTCACGTCCAGCTCTGTGCTCATCCGCTGGCCGGCCCAGAGGCCCGTGCCTGGCATCCGCATGTACCAGGTGCAGTACAACAGCTCCGCAGACGACTCCCTTGTCTACAG GATGATCCCATCCACCAGCCAGACCTTTCTGGTGAATGATCTGGCAGCGGGCCGCGCCTACGACCTGTGCGTGCTGGCCGTCTACGACGATGGGGCCACGGCGCTGCCGGCCACCCGAGTGGTGGGCTGCGTGCAGTTTACCACGGCTGGGGATCCCGCACCCTGCCGCCCGCTGAGGGCCCATTTCTTGGGCGGCACCATGATCATCGCCATCGGGGGTGTCATTGTCGCCTCCGTCCTCGTTTTCATCGTTCTGCTCATGATCCGCTACAAGGTCTACGGCGATGCGGATGGCCGCCGAGTCAAGGGCACCTCCAGGTCGCCTCCGCGGGTCAGCCACGTGTGCTCGCAAACCAACGGCGCAGGCGCAacgcaggccccgcccccgccggcgCCCGACCGCTACGAGGCGCTGCGAGAGGTGGCGActcccgcggcggcggcggcggcggcggcggcggccgtcGAGGCGAAGGCCGCGGCGGCCGACATGGCTTCCGCGGAGACGGAGGCGGTCCTTGGACGTTCCCTGGGCGGCTCGGCCACCTCGCTGTGCCTACTGCCATCCGAGGAAACCTCCGGGGAGGAGTCCCGGGCCGCGGTGGGCCCTCGGAGGAGCCGTTCCGGGGCTCTGGGACCGTCGGCTTCACCGCCCCCCACTTTAGCTCTGGTTCCTGGGGGAGCCCCGGCCCGGCCGAGGCCTCAGCAGCGTTATTCGTTCGACGGGGACTACGGGGCGCTCTTCCAGAGCCACAGTTACCCGCGCCGCGCCCGGCGGACAAAGCGCCACCGGTCCACGCCGCACCTGGACGGGGCCGGAGGGGGCGCGGCCGGGGAGGACGGAGACCTGGGGCTGGGCTCCGCCAGGGCGCGCCTGGCCTTTACCAGCACCGAGTGGATGCTGGAAAGTACCGTGTga